In Thermodesulfobacteriota bacterium, the genomic stretch GGGGGGAGGCGGAGCCCGCGGGAGACCAGCGGGAGGAAGACCCCGGGGAAGCCGCCCCAGGGCCTTCGGAGGAGACGGCTCCGGAAACCCCTGGGGAGGCCCCGGCAGAGCACCCCGAGAGGCCCGAAGCTCCCTGGAGCCCCCGGGCCCGGCTCGTCTCCCTGGGAGACCGCTGGGGGTTGTCCCTGGACGCCACGCCGCTCCCGTCCCGCCCGGCGCCGGCCCGGCGGGACGAAGGCGCCGAAGGCCTGGCCGAAGCTTTCCCCCTGCCCCCGGAGCTCCCCTGGTACTCGCCCGTCTGGCTGAAGGACCTGGACGACGCCTGGCGGGTGATCTACGCCGTGGAGGGGCGCCCCGTGGTGGCAGAGCGGGACTTCGGCTCAGGGACCCTGGTGGTGGCCTCGGACGCCTACCTCACCAGCAACGAGGCCCTGTGGCGGGAGCGCCAGCCAGCCTTCCTCGCGTGGCTCGCGGGCCCGGGCAGCCCCGTGGTCTTCGCCGAAGCCCACCTGGGGGTCGTGGAGGCGCCCGGAATCGCCGCCCTGGCGCGCCGCCTGGGGCTCCAGGGCGGCCTGCCCGCCCTGGCCGCCCTCTTCCTCCTCGTCGCGTGGCGGCGCGGCTCACCCCTGGGAGGAACGTGGCCCGAGGCCCCTGCGCCGGCGTCGTCCGCCGGGGGGCGGGATGCGGCCGAAGGGCTGGAGAACCTGCTGCGCCGGAGCATCCCCCGCGATCAGCTCCTCGCCGCATGCCACCGGGAGTGGGAACGCACCGGCGCCC encodes the following:
- a CDS encoding DUF4350 domain-containing protein, which gives rise to MPGKRRRPCLAVPAALLLAILFAAGLARLFHLRFAAGDVYPPYSTLRADPLGARAFHDSLAEVGLPAVRSYRPAPELPAAGATLFLLGASPHGVRRAPRELAEALEGAAAAGGRVVLCLRGGWETGSPRPRGEAEPAGDQREEDPGEAAPGPSEETAPETPGEAPAEHPERPEAPWSPRARLVSLGDRWGLSLDATPLPSRPAPARRDEGAEGLAEAFPLPPELPWYSPVWLKDLDDAWRVIYAVEGRPVVAERDFGSGTLVVASDAYLTSNEALWRERQPAFLAWLAGPGSPVVFAEAHLGVVEAPGIAALARRLGLQGGLPALAALFLLVAWRRGSPLGGTWPEAPAPASSAGGRDAAEGLENLLRRSIPRDQLLAACHREWERTGAPRGPAGDGARGRLREALAEASEGEEPTETYRRLCRALARRPGPTPAGLSGGNLPARSGAAAPRQPSRGTP